The Anomalospiza imberbis isolate Cuckoo-Finch-1a 21T00152 chromosome 8, ASM3175350v1, whole genome shotgun sequence DNA window TGATGAATGCTCTGTATAGTGAACATCACCAACAGTTCCATCCCAGATTTGTTACTGTGCATTTACCAGCTCCGTTGACAGATGGGATTAATGATAAGTAAACAATCGGAGATTAAAGATAAATGATAAGGAGCAATTACAACTGTGGATGGCGTTTTCTACTTCTTCCAGTGCTCAGTTTCACAGAGGGTAGAGGGGCTTTCCCCTCTCAACCTCTACTCAGTTTTGTTCTCCTCCTGATCACCATATCTCTGACAGGAGCTTGCTTCCAGGGTGAAGAACCCTGGGCACAAAACTGCTAATGAGCAATTTAGTCAGTAAGAAGATAGACCTGCAACACAGCAAAAAGCCTGAATAACAATTGACTCCCACTTCTCCACCCCTTCCCCAGTTCCACGTTGTGGTTTCTGTCCCTCCTCTTCTAATTAAGCTTCCCTGAGTGCAAAATGATTGTCAGTAATAAAGTGTATTCCTTGCTTGAGGAAAACTTCCTGGCATCTCCCTGCTGTTTGCCCTGTCATGCCCCATGTTGTCAGTGATCCAGCAGACACCAAATATTCTATTGCCATCCCTGGTATTCCCAGTGTCAGTAAATTTCATATGGATAAGTGTTTTCAGATAAGTCTAGGGAGAGAAAAATTCCTCTGAGCAAAACCATTTTCTGAAcgtttaaataaaatttattggTGCTCTGAATTAAATGTTCAAACCCATTCCAAGCATTGCTGAAACTTGTTTAAACTACATATGAATTGTAAGTTATATTTTACCTTAGATTTGAGGCTTAGCCTTAATGTAGGCAAATTTCAATGGCTCTCTAAAGCCAGTTTGTTTTCCACTGCAATGACTCAGAAGAAGGTTTTTAGGACATAAGACAAACCCATATTCAGCTTTAGGTGCAGCTGTCcctaaagaaattatttgttgGGCAGTTCTCGGAATAAGGAGGGGTCTTGGCCCCACCTGGAAGTGCATTTTGTGCATGGAAGCACAGCCCAAGATGCTGTGTTTGCATAAACACAAACTTAATCTGcagggaccccagagctggtcCCTGACTCACTTCTCCATCAGCTATTTTGTGTGCAAAACTCGGGCAGAGAAGCAGAGAGGGGCTTCTCAGACTTCTGGATATTACTTAAAATCCAATCTATGCTTGGCCTTACAGGAGGTGTTTTAAGCATCTTTTCTAGCTCCAATCTAAAGGGGACTTGGAGTTTCTGAAATGCAACCTGTCACTGCTAAGCTGTGACAAAGCTCTGAGCCATCTCTCCATGTGCAGCTCTGCACTGACCACCCAGCACCTGGCAGTGTGTTTTCTGTGTCCTGCTTTGCTTGGGATTCACTGTGTCATGTCAAGTAAGCACTGCCCCTTGCTTCTCTGTACAATCTCTACACAGATGTTTCTCTCCATATTCCCATGCCCAGGCATGGAAGGTGAGTGAGAGAACAAGGTTAATCTATTTCATCACCTACAAACCTCAGTGTGGAAAAAAACTGAGGTCCACACAgtgaaaaatacttaaaataacTTTTCCTTCTTGCAGTTAGTCATCTCTGATTCCATTTTTCCTATCTTATCTTTAATGGGTGGAGAAAGAGATCACAGCAAGGGTTATAGCCTGGATGCACTGAAATCAAACACTGCAATGACATGAGCTCATCATTTGGGTGTTGATGGTGGCACAGCAGCATCCCACCCTCGGCAGGGTGAGCCCTCTGACCTTTTGGTGAGAATCAACTGTGCTGATTAGTTGGAGAAAACATTCAGCAGATGGGCCCCTCTTAATCTGCTACACACTCGAGTACAGCCAGATAACAGCACTTACTGTGTAGCTTTGCCAAAGTAGTCTCTCAGAAGCAGATACAAAAAGCCTTTCTTTGAGGTGCTGTGGGCTTTCCCAGTGttattttttctccccatttttcccctgttGCTCCTTCAGTCTGTGAGATGcgtgtcccctctccccacaCTGATCTCAGATTTTGGAGTGGTTAAAATGCATGCCATGAGCACGGTGGCTCTCAGGTAAGACTGACAGAATACTTCACAGAGTAATAAGCATTTAAATCACCGTTCATCTGATAGTTTATCTGCTGAGAGCAGATGATCAGCTTCTCAGTGCATGCACTGCATGGCTTTGAAACATCAGTGGCACAAAACGGTTTTTATTCTTTGCTTCTTATTCTTTGCTTCTTTATTGACATGAAACAAATAAACGTTTCCATTGTTGGCAGCATCGGTAATGAAGGCATCAGTAGCCACAGTGCTGAAGAGCAATCCAGCCCAAATTCCAGCCCGGGGTCTCCAGAGGGGACGGGACAGAACACTGCCTTGCAAGAGCAAGGAGGACAGACAGACTCTGAATTCTTAAAGCGCTCTGCTGAAGCAAGGGAGAGAATCCTGCCTGTCACAGGCAGCAGTGACAAATCACACACCTCAGACTGCGACAGAGCACAGCCATCACCAGGTCCAGGGGATGACAAAGAAGAGGGATCAGCACATGCTGAATCTGTGGACAATACTGCTGCCTCCCCTACCAAAACCAGCGAGAATGGGCCCGGAATGCCACgccaggagcccagccctgcactcACAGCAGTGCAAGGAGCCACAGCAGTGAGTTTGGGTGAATTAGGATCACTCCAGCAGGATGAGCAGCTGGGTGGCATGAAGGAGCCACATGGCAGCACGTTTCCCTGGGGTGAAGCAGCAGGAGATTGTTTTACTGCTCAGGAGGCCGAGCAGGAGCGAGGAGTTTTGGAAGTAGGTCAGCTGCAGGCAGTAATGCAGCAAGGTAGACAGAGCACAGATGGTGGAGAGGGTCTGCTAATGAAAAAGGAAACCTTAATCCCAAATTATCCAGCAACAGGAGGCTCAGACGGTGAAAAATTTGGAGCGATTGTGAATGCACAGGGCTTCACTGAGATCTGTAATCTACAGACGGGGGCTGAAACAACAGCTAAAGGGAATGAGGCAAATCCAGCTCTATCTGGAAGCAAAAGGGAGCAATCAGAACCCTGTACTTTAATGTCAGAGTTGCCTTCTAGCCCTCCAAATCTCTTCCTGGTACCAAAGCCTGAAGAGCCTTCGAGGGAATATGTGCCTGGAAATGGCTCGCAAGATCCAGCAAGGAGTGAAGCAGTGAAAACAGcctctgaaaaaaacaaaaacaaaccccttTTTCAaagagagcttcaaaagcaggATGAGCTTGTTAGTGCCGAGCATTTCAGTGTGCCTTTATCATttgagagagaggaggaagaaaaatcagCTGTCACAACTGAAAGCCCAAAAGAAGCCAATAGCAATGAAATTATAAAAGCTGATGATGTGTCTAGAGAAAGCAACACACTTTCTGAAACGGAAAGCATTATCAGTCCCACCAAGGAAAATTCAGTGGTAGATAAAAGATTATTACTGGAAGAATATGCATTAAGCACTTCTTTGAGCAGATCCACAGAGCTGCATCAAAAGGAAACGGGGGCGGAtgtaacaggaagaaaaaatggaatCAGAACAGAGGATGCACAAGTGTCAGAAACCAGTGAATTACCTGAGGGCTTGAGTGAGGCAGGAAGACAGCTACTGAGCTCTGTTAGTAGCCACCACCAGGACACGGAAAATACCCACTTGGAACCCTTGGATCCTGAAAAATCCAGTCTTTGTGAAAACACTGCAACAGGTGACCTGGGGGAAGAAGGTGGGGGAAAGCCTCTGAATTTGGACAGTAACTTTAAATCACCCAAAGGGACTTCCCAGGCTCGTGGTTGTGAACCTGAACAACAAATGAGCAAAGAGAAAACAGCTGCCCCAGATGGCCTGGAGAACAAGCTCGTGGCTTCACTGCAGCTGGCAAGGGAGGAATGCTCAGGGAGTTTTGATTGCTTTAACACTGAGGCAGAGGGCAAAACTTGGGACCAGTCAGGCTGTAGCAGGACTGAAAAGGTTTGTTTGGATGGTGCACACAGTTCACTGCTCCTCTACCCTGGGAACAATCATATTAAGCAGAGTAAGCAGGATGAGCCCTGGGAAAAGGCTTTTGCTAGAGAAGCTGTGCTGGAATCTGAACCCAAAGCTGAGAGTCAAGAAAAGCCTGAGAGCTCCAGCAAGTCAGGAGAAAGTGCAAAAATGCCTGAATTAAAACTCGATCTCCAGGCCTTACATGACTTGGCAGGGACCATGGGGGAAACCAGGGAGGCCTCACAGGCTCTGGAAACCAAAGAACAGAACAGTCACATCACCAAGGCACCTCACAGAGATCCAGAGCAGGAAcctgcagctgcacacagcAGTGCTAGGGATGGAAATCAAAATGAGGGTGTTCAACAAGAGAAGCACCAAACTGCAGTGAAAAGTTCTGTGGAGGATAAAGATTTGGCTCAGAAAAGTAAATGTAAATCGGATGTGCAAGCTCAGCTGGAGCAAGTGGCTGCAGAAAGTCACAGAAATACACAGATGGCTCACTCAGAACCCCCTTCAGGACTTACTGATCACCAGGTTCACATGGAGGAAAGGGGTGACAGCCACGTCACTGCAAACAACTGCCCCTCTGAGAGGGACACGTGCAGCTCTTCAGAGGTCCTGGAGTGCCGTgtcccagaggggcaggaaaaTGAAGGTGTTCCAAGAGCtcctccccaggcagagcaaGCAGAGCGGTCGCTGTCTGCTGCTGGTGACAGCGGCTGGACTTCAGATACAGAGCCTGAACAGCAGGAGcaccagagcagcctggcagctgtcAGCAGAGCAGATGATCAGCAGCACAAAGCAAGGGCTCCACAACCCCAGTGGCTGGACCGAGACAATCACAGCAGCACACCACAAACACCTCCGGACATTTCAAACAGCCCTGACAAACACTCTTCTGTGCCAGGTCCAGCACTGCCCCGGAGTGGCTCTGACAGGCCAAAAGAACAGGACAAGGACGACAGCGGCGCTGAGGACGTGAGCAAACACGGGCACCACACTTGTGGTGTGACCGCGCCTAATTTGCGAGATTGCaaggagcaaaacaaaacccatcTCAAGGCAGAAGAGAAGTGCTGCAGTAAGCAAAACTCAAGCAAGCCCGAGCAGGGTGATAATTCTTTGATCTCAGCGAGGCAGCATGAAGCAGCATGTCAGAGAGACACGTTTTGTAAAGAACTTGAAAAGAATGAGCAGCCAGGCAGCGTGTGCGGGAGAGAGGATAATGCTGGTggaagctgtgctgctgctgtaaaCACTCTTCCAGGGACACAGGATTCAGCAAGTGCCACTAACATATCACAGGCTTTGCCAAGAGATACAGAAATAGCACATACTTCTGATAATTCTGAGAAAAATGATCCCCAAATATCTCATccagaaatgcaaaggaaaatgcCATTAATGGCAAAAAAATCCGAAAATATTCTGACTGCTGATGGGGGAGGCATCCAGAAAAATGGAAACATGAAGATGAGTTGTGAGGACAGTATTTCTATCCCAGAAACCAGCAATAGAAAGCCTGATACAAGTCCAGGGGCACAGGGATCTCCTTCACCATTACAGGCACACAGGGAAGTAATTCCCACTGATGACTCACATAAATCCAGCTGCATTCAAAATGCAACAGAGCAGCCTGGCTATTGTCAAGCAGATTTTACAATTTCTGCACTCAGCCATCCCAGCCAGCAACCTGGAAACAAGAAGGACGAGGGTACTGGGGGGGGATCACTAAACAATGAGCTGGAAGTTGTAGCATCCCAAAACACTTTAGAAGGTAACTCTGACTTGCAGGGTCCCCCAGGTCCTCAGGTGTCAGCACCCTTAGGTCCTTCACCCAGGGTAAGCACAGGTAAAGCAGCAAATTCagaaaacagctctgcagggaaggtGTGTGTGAGTGAAAGAGACTGCCCAGACCAAAGTTTTCAGGGTGATGGAGACAGAATGTTTGCCCTGTCAGAGACTTTGAATGTAGGGCAGAGAACTGGAAACTTATCACACTTCAATTCTGAGAAGCTGAAGAAAGAGATCTCTGCAATTAAatccaaaaaaacaaaaggtgAGCTAGACTTCAAAGAACAGCAAAGTGACAGTTCAGCAGAGTCTCTGTTAGCACTCCCTACTACAGAAGGGAAGCTGCTGAGCCTTTCATCATCACGAGAAGGCTGTAATGAGGAAATTGCAACCAATATCTGCGTAGATGACAAGTATCCTAAGATCTTAGAGAAACCTGGGAATTCAGAAAAAATGGAAGAGCTTTCAAAAGAGAATAATAACATAACCAGGGCAGACATCAGTGTTTCCGAGCAGTCTGCAGAGAACTCTGGAAGGGAGCATGAAGCTCTGACTTGCAGCTCTTTGGACATTGGCTCCAGCATTCCAGACTTCAGGGAGCACATCagccagatttttaaaaaaactgtcCACAGCACACTGAGTGCTGAATTACCCCAACTTTTGACTGAAAACCATGCAGGCTTCAAGCAGAGTCCAGTGGCCAAGGACACAGCAGAACTCTGTGGTGCTGAGAACTTTTCAGAACCAAACAAGGTGGGCGAAGGAGCTCCCGAGGGCACCTCagaagcagaggggcaggagttgtCTTTAGCTACTGAGACTTCCTGCAAAGCTGCCGAGGGCAGATCTCTGCAACAAGAAAACACAGGGGCAGAGCTGCCACCAGCAAGTCTCCAGGACCCTGAGGAAAGCAGGCAGCCCTCTGGCTGTTTAGAAGTGGTCCCTGGCTTGGATGGCGCTCCATCTGCCGAACAAGCTCCGGAAAATCTGCAAAAGCCAGGCAAAGCCACTGAGAGCAGTGAGATGGAAAGAGAGGAGGGCGTGTGTGCTGGTGGCGTTGATCCTGAATCACTAATAAGCTTAGAGATAAAGAAGCAAGGACCAGCTTCATTTGATGGGGCAGCAGCTGAGAACTTCCCTGCGTGTTCcgacagccagcagcagcccaccGGAGCTGTTATCTCTGCGGGCGATGTACAGGGGAGGGACGTAGAAGATGCTGCTGCCACAGAGGGAAATAACTTAATTACAGAGTGCAATGCAGAACCAGTTCCCTCTGAAGAGGATGTAAGTCTTCCTGCTGCACAGTGCCAGGATCCTAAGCCAAATGAACAGAGGAAAAGTGAGTACGGTGATGCAGACATTGCCAAGAGCATCTCTGACATGGCAGCTTCAACGCTTGTCCAGGGAGGATCTTACAACCATGAGGAATTGCCAGACAATTTCAGTGTGTCACCTGAGGGAAAACAGGAGGCAAACACTCACAGCAATTCTGTGCATGACATTAGGTCTCAGAGTGACATGCAGCTGATACAGGACGAAGCAGTAAATAGGAAATGCTTGGAAACACCGGGAAATTCTCAAGATGCAcagcaagaaaagaaagtggCCATGCATGGGTTAATAGATTACTTAAAAACTGAAGGAAGCCAGGATGATTGCTTGCAAACTGACTGTAAACTAGAGTCTGGCAGTATGACTGAGGGAGATGTGAAAGAGAACGGTGACACAGTGTTAAGCACAGCAAGGACAGGTGATGAAAAAAGTGGAGACATCCCTGAAACTGGTGCTGCAAGGATGTTAGTCACTGCCGAGGGAGACCTAGCTATAAACACgagcactgaggagcaggaggcagacCTGTACAAAAATCACTCTCCAGCCCTCCCTGTGATGGAGCAGGGTGAGGATTCTGCACATGCAGGTCTTGTTGTTGCTGAAAATGAGCCAAGCAAGATGAATTCAGAACACGAAAGCTCCCTCCAGGATGCCAAAGGAAAGCTATCACCGCTTGCATTAACTGAGCCTAAGAACCTTGACCTCAGTGAACTTCAAGATATGGCTGTGGCAGGATTACCCTCTGAAAGGTATTTACTTTGAATTACTTCGTGAAATGCttggcagcagcccagggctggagaGGGCTGCAATTTTCCAGGCAGGTGCCCGTTGTCTGGGCAGTTTGGGAGGGCATGTCACTTACTCTGTTCTTAACTTTATCTTAAATATATGTTGCTTCTAAATGTGGATTacgtggaaaaaaaatacatttgtagGGACAGAGAGGTCCTGACAGCTGAGGAGCAGAGTTCTGAGCTGTTCCATCTGCTGGGCCAGATTCCTGTCCATACCTGTGTGGGTTTGCTTCCCAGTGTTCTCACCTCATCGCCTGAAGTTAGGCATACAAATTGCACTTCCTAGCCTTAAGTTGGGAGACTTCTGCCTCAGTTTTGGTGACCCAGTTAAATGAGACCTGCAGCATTCACATGGTGTAGTGCAGTGTTTAAAAACAAGCCTAAGGAGTAACCCAATTACTCACAGTTAGTTGTCTGGGCCTCCCTCTTATCCTCCTGTACAATATAATTGCACTGACAGTGCCTTTGATCACTGTGTTATTCAGTGTTTCTAATGACGTGGAGTTGTTTCAGATGTGAATTCTTCTGAGCTGAGACTTGTAGAGCCTCAGAgttgcttttttggttttatttatttttattttccaaaccTAGCAGTAACTGTTTAATAAagttaagacttttttttttcttttttaatgagcTTCTACTTTGCTGTTTGAATTCCTAGTTTGATATGCAGTTAATTCATGATAATTATGATCTTAGAGGAGGTGATTTCCCTTTATCTAGTCATGTCACTGCTTCCTGTGTAACCTCAGGAATTCCTTGCACACTGTCCCTGTCTTTTCTGTATCAGAGGAGGCAGCGATGGCTGAGAcaacagcagggcacagggaatgccaATGAATGGTCTGCAGGGGTGGGATCTTTCTAAGTAATCCCAAAAACATAGATGGCACTAACTGACCAATGAGGGAAAATGTTCCAGTGCCACATTCCTTCAAGGCTGAGGTGATAAAACCATACTGTAAGTGAGAATTCCTGAAGTGGTTCAGTTGTGGTGAGAATTTGGGGGAGTTCTGCCTGCTGGGATGGAGGCTGAATGTCATCTAATTGTGTGAGCAGAATGcatattagaaaaatattagaaGTGTTGGAAACCAGGACAGCTATATGACTTTCTCTTGAAGGATCTGTCTATAAAATGACAAGGAAATTAGACCCTGCTATTTCTCTTGAGGTCCTTCCTTTTTTGATTGCTTCCCTTCATACGATGGGAAGCTTCACAGTGGGTAGCTTTGAAATTCCCAAACAAATtgctggcaggggctggctcaggagccATAAGGGACTCAAGGCAGTGCATAAGTCTGTGCATGTGTTTCATATCAGGGTGGGTACCACACTTTAAATAAATACCTgtggcaggcagggcagggctcttGAAACAGCTGCTGACAATTCACGGAGTGGTTGCTTAATGCTTGCATATGCTTCAAGAATTCATTATCACCTGTTTTTCCAGCACGAGGGTTTGCATCAACAGGCAGCTGCTCATTTTGGACTGTGGCTGTCCAAAAGGCTGAAACACTGGGGACTCTCAGATGTCCAGAGGAGCCTCTGCTCTTGTCAGGCTCATTTTTAGAGCAATATGCATTAGTATCACAAAAAAGAAGcagagagctgagctggctggtCTGTCTTCATCAGGTCCAAGACACTGACCAGTTCAGTTTTCCTCTGAGATTAAAACTGGGTTTGTTTGTATCATTGAATTTCAAGGTGTATTCCATATGCTGTGTATGCCAGCCACAAAGCTTTAAGTGCTTTGCTTATCCTTACAGAGGATAAACTACTACAGCCATGCAAAATGAGGCGCACGTTTCTAAGAGCTGGCTCTGAGGATAGGGACCTGATATAAAGAACTCCAGGGAGAAAGATTCCTCCCCAGCTCtcaaaataaatatcaataagaaataaattatgttCAGGAGAAGGAAATGGTTCTGAGAACCATTTAGAACCTTCTTACTGAGAAGGAGAAGGTTCTGAATTatttcagctttgttttcttccccttccaccACTTCTGTATAACTCCCTCTCTTACAAGATCCCTCATACTGAAACCCCACTGAACTGTGCATGAGGGGGTAAAGGTGTGTGATCTGACTCTTAAATTCTTGTTGGGATTTCTTCCTGGCGAGGAAagagaggaatttcttcccttagtggctgtgccctgggaggagGCTGGTCTTGAGATGAACAGTGAATCCAAGCACTGCCTCCAGGGATTCCTGCCCCCACCACCTTTAGGGGGGCAGCTCTGGTCAGCTGATGGGGAGAGCCCTTATGTCTGCAGGCAGCAGTACAGCACCAATCACTTCCCTGCAAATCTTCAGTAAAAAGGGCAGTCATTTTTGGAAAGGAGATTGTGGCTGAAGCCACACTTCCTTGTGCAACTACAGCTGTGCTAGTAGCAGAAGCAGGGAAGAGTTGGATTTTGGCAAACCTGTCTGTCAGCGCataaaaagactaaaaaaaaccaaaaaaaccaacttgttctgatttttaactctctgtttctgtttttaacTCTCTTTACCAGGTCAATAACAGAAAACCTGTATCCCTAATGGCCACATTTGGGCATCAAAATGTCACTATTCCCACTTACTGGGCTTCCATTTGCTTCACTTTTCTGTCTGAGGTTTACTTGGAAAGGATCAGGACttgagttgggttttttttttcggtttgtttttcttccttttgcaaTTGATACCCATATATGTGTAATGTATCCTACACATCTTTCTTTTATGGAGGGAGAATGGAGGGAGTCCATAAGTCCCTGAAATGCTCCTGTTTGCACCATGGACTGTGACAGATGTTGGGCAGAGCAtggaataaaatagaaaatgatGGCAAAATTGTAGGGATGTTCAGAGGTGGGACGGATTTTTTGATAAGCTGTTGTAATTCAAGTGGCTGGCACGTGCAAGCTGCCGTTGTCTCTTGGAAAAAGTACTGAGGGAGGTTTTTGAGGGGAGGCTGTGAAGCCATTCCCAGATGTGCAGGGGCAGAGAGCACATTGCATGTGGTGGCTGATGTGTTGGTTTGGCAGAACTCTGGGTTTGCCCACAAGCCTCTGGGTGTTCCAGGCTCCCAGAGATGCTCaggggctcagctgggctgggagtgcaGTCAGGGAAGAGCACAGGGAGCTGTGAACACACTGCAAGCAGTGACACCCATGCTCTGAGAGAATGCAGAGTTCTGCTGCACTGACTCCCATCACTTATCAATCAAAACAATATTTTCATACGGGAAGTACATGGCAGAAGTTGGAGTCAGTAAAACTGCTCGAAAAACATTCCTTATGTCCTCTGCATAGGTCAGACAAGATCTCTAAAGTTGGTCCAGACATACTTTTGGATTTGCTTCATTCTTTATCCTTGCCATTAAAAATTGGCAGGTTCAGTAACTCCAAAAAGAATATTCACCCCTTAGTAAATATGacttggtctttttttttttttttttgcctgatgACAAATAcagcattaaatattttaacagtCTTGCTGGATGAGGTGGGGAATGTAGAACTGCTTTTCAGATCAGGCAAGTGGGCTTTGAGCACTAAGGCTTTGTTTTGTTAGCATCTGAAAACAAGAGTTTGGACTTAAAAGGAAACGTGTCAAAACACTGTGCAGCTCTTTATTTCCCTATTTTTTAACTTCAAAATCGATTCAGGTGTGTAGCATCTCAGGCTCacaaagcaaagggaaaagtaGCTGGAGGTGATTTACACATAAATGAAATGCACAAAATTAATCAGGTCATTTATCTCTCCCGCCCTTCTTCCTTTGTATCtgaattctttctctttattttcctcccttcttACTGTCATTGTCATCCCTAGAAGGTGCAGCTGTCAGTACAGTTGTGCCTGTGGAGATGCCTGCAGTCCTGAACTGAATCAACAGGATGGGCAGTTCTGTGGGAATTTCATCTGTGTGAAGTCTGAGATATTGAAGTTTGGTATTTTTCTATTCACAGAAGAGTAAAAATTAAGATAACTTTGCTCTT harbors:
- the TACC2 gene encoding transforming acidic coiled-coil-containing protein 2 isoform X1, which encodes MGNENSSAENENTPQDSESGQPPGNGHNLKRSPQKKSTAKSGGQDTSDPLAAAVPLAESFSPSTAGPTSIGNEGISSHSAEEQSSPNSSPGSPEGTGQNTALQEQGGQTDSEFLKRSAEARERILPVTGSSDKSHTSDCDRAQPSPGPGDDKEEGSAHAESVDNTAASPTKTSENGPGMPRQEPSPALTAVQGATAVSLGELGSLQQDEQLGGMKEPHGSTFPWGEAAGDCFTAQEAEQERGVLEVGQLQAVMQQGRQSTDGGEGLLMKKETLIPNYPATGGSDGEKFGAIVNAQGFTEICNLQTGAETTAKGNEANPALSGSKREQSEPCTLMSELPSSPPNLFLVPKPEEPSREYVPGNGSQDPARSEAVKTASEKNKNKPLFQRELQKQDELVSAEHFSVPLSFEREEEEKSAVTTESPKEANSNEIIKADDVSRESNTLSETESIISPTKENSVVDKRLLLEEYALSTSLSRSTELHQKETGADVTGRKNGIRTEDAQVSETSELPEGLSEAGRQLLSSVSSHHQDTENTHLEPLDPEKSSLCENTATGDLGEEGGGKPLNLDSNFKSPKGTSQARGCEPEQQMSKEKTAAPDGLENKLVASLQLAREECSGSFDCFNTEAEGKTWDQSGCSRTEKVCLDGAHSSLLLYPGNNHIKQSKQDEPWEKAFAREAVLESEPKAESQEKPESSSKSGESAKMPELKLDLQALHDLAGTMGETREASQALETKEQNSHITKAPHRDPEQEPAAAHSSARDGNQNEGVQQEKHQTAVKSSVEDKDLAQKSKCKSDVQAQLEQVAAESHRNTQMAHSEPPSGLTDHQVHMEERGDSHVTANNCPSERDTCSSSEVLECRVPEGQENEGVPRAPPQAEQAERSLSAAGDSGWTSDTEPEQQEHQSSLAAVSRADDQQHKARAPQPQWLDRDNHSSTPQTPPDISNSPDKHSSVPGPALPRSGSDRPKEQDKDDSGAEDVSKHGHHTCGVTAPNLRDCKEQNKTHLKAEEKCCSKQNSSKPEQGDNSLISARQHEAACQRDTFCKELEKNEQPGSVCGREDNAGGSCAAAVNTLPGTQDSASATNISQALPRDTEIAHTSDNSEKNDPQISHPEMQRKMPLMAKKSENILTADGGGIQKNGNMKMSCEDSISIPETSNRKPDTSPGAQGSPSPLQAHREVIPTDDSHKSSCIQNATEQPGYCQADFTISALSHPSQQPGNKKDEGTGGGSLNNELEVVASQNTLEGNSDLQGPPGPQVSAPLGPSPRVSTGKAANSENSSAGKVCVSERDCPDQSFQGDGDRMFALSETLNVGQRTGNLSHFNSEKLKKEISAIKSKKTKGELDFKEQQSDSSAESLLALPTTEGKLLSLSSSREGCNEEIATNICVDDKYPKILEKPGNSEKMEELSKENNNITRADISVSEQSAENSGREHEALTCSSLDIGSSIPDFREHISQIFKKTVHSTLSAELPQLLTENHAGFKQSPVAKDTAELCGAENFSEPNKVGEGAPEGTSEAEGQELSLATETSCKAAEGRSLQQENTGAELPPASLQDPEESRQPSGCLEVVPGLDGAPSAEQAPENLQKPGKATESSEMEREEGVCAGGVDPESLISLEIKKQGPASFDGAAAENFPACSDSQQQPTGAVISAGDVQGRDVEDAAATEGNNLITECNAEPVPSEEDVSLPAAQCQDPKPNEQRKSEYGDADIAKSISDMAASTLVQGGSYNHEELPDNFSVSPEGKQEANTHSNSVHDIRSQSDMQLIQDEAVNRKCLETPGNSQDAQQEKKVAMHGLIDYLKTEGSQDDCLQTDCKLESGSMTEGDVKENGDTVLSTARTGDEKSGDIPETGAARMLVTAEGDLAINTSTEEQEADLYKNHSPALPVMEQGEDSAHAGLVVAENEPSKMNSEHESSLQDAKGKLSPLALTEPKNLDLSELQDMAVAGLPSESPPGPGDDNQLASPLDPCEHSSAVSAAFGNAVLVGAAELTAASTSKPDSCKGVDNHVSEDVPLAVAPGDGVELPAQETKGFTREKKRSSDSEEAFETPESTTPVKAPPSPPQPPPEAAAAVVADVPEQEIKPQLPVEDTGLCSEAEPVTDVSHSEPVQESPFRPPCHSFSTVFDEDKPIASSGTYNLDFDNIELVDSLHALGPSSAEPKNRDPKTNVRRKSTDSVPVSKSTLSRSLSLQASDFDGASYLGNSETLAPSADVYGTGSSSASSTLKRTKKPRPASLKKKQSAKKPLDAPLVKETPQEPPELGQAACEDTAPEVKADSAKPECTEPSKISAEKEEAPPVPEGSDPSDPDRFEGISAFSSGGSKVQNSPPASRKTLPLTTAPEALEVTPPDTGGQEDPPVKAVRLEFDYSEEKGGSEDQQESTPPPKKAGKKPGAKMPLRRPKTKKAVEKIDNAPTTPTKSPTDPNEIPITKGSYTFDIDKWDDPNFNPFSSSTKMQESPKLPQQTYSFEPDMCEDSIDPFKSSSKLASSPSKSPASFEIPASANETNGTEGDSLNKPAKKKKTPLKTDTFRVKKSPKRSPLSDPPSQDPTPLPTPETPPVISTVVHATDEEKLASSVTGQKWTCMTVDLNTDKQDYPQPSDLSTFVNETKFSSPTEELEYGNSYEIEYMEKIGSSVPQDDSTPKKQSLYLMFDAQQESPVKSPPIRLSDSTTPCSGSSFEDPEAQQSSGMKIPHPASRVLAASQEAHLQSPDKAKQKDVEPLTLGTTPEAIEITSPEDSFVSADALLNRISKKASICDQPEYLDPDLAEKNPPVFAQKLQEELEFAAMRIEALKLARQIALSSLRSKREPAIPADVSISKSALYSRIGASDAESTTALLYPQQDLDSALRLARAEIVAKEREVSEWKEKYEESRREVMEMRKIVSEYEKTIAQMIEDEQREKSVSHHTVQQLIVEKEQALADLNSVEKSLADLFRRYEKMKEVLEGFRKNEEVLKKCAQEYLSRVKKEEQRYQALKIHAEEKLDRANAEIAQVRGKAQQEQAAYQASLRKEQLKVDALERTLEQKNKEIEELTKICDELIAKMGKS